A genomic region of Mycobacterium senriense contains the following coding sequences:
- a CDS encoding Rv1535 domain-containing protein: MTHTGGDPLVSSFASVLRVPLLELYALLWRVGVVEIRHSDRAPRRGANVRPRVVRGPICPDPSAHAEDRVVRWPLRQLDPPVYSRATG; encoded by the coding sequence ATGACCCACACCGGGGGCGATCCGCTAGTTTCATCGTTTGCTTCGGTGCTGAGGGTGCCGCTACTCGAACTCTATGCGCTGTTGTGGCGCGTGGGGGTTGTCGAGATTCGGCACAGCGATCGGGCGCCTCGTCGCGGCGCGAACGTGCGGCCCCGGGTGGTTCGGGGCCCGATCTGTCCGGATCCGTCCGCCCACGCCGAAGATCGCGTGGTGCGCTGGCCGTTGCGGCAACTGGACCCGCCGGTGTACAGCCGAGCGACAGGCTGA